One region of Salvia miltiorrhiza cultivar Shanhuang (shh) chromosome 3, IMPLAD_Smil_shh, whole genome shotgun sequence genomic DNA includes:
- the LOC131017145 gene encoding putative disease resistance protein At1g58400 isoform X1, giving the protein MAEARILSMMRKLECRLARSNCLNICMRLTCFPDDSIGVRKWIDEEQTEMINELRMIVDIMRDNKLEEGRRLDYLVCDVAEMVQVALVCEYHFQVRQTLTWIREIKKHLLKLGVETDSGNVGEDEDEDVVGLVDAVEKLLRTRILNEEISRSTLLLKGMSGIGKTLLARQLYNHSDVVARFDRRAWVCVTHLTIKEILMKLIQQVVKSEELERRDSLLEKMERADNRSLQEMLHRYLQGMRYLIVLDDLPKRMYLRSILEALPREGEAGRESRLVITSHTTNLNPIDNYEVYDMEFLDSNKSWQLFLQTINSGNTLKSEFKFPKELEKKGKEMLTKYCCGLPLAIKEVGKQLAKKRCLGSEWEELLQQPFDLGTTLEKLDPFYHKLDEEVKPLFLQMAFYKENTTMRQKKLEQIWVAGGSANVAQYYLKELVHDSFIECKDKETRYHMNAILHMLSIKKAEEEIGFEILRSNGNNRPSQSPRLHRVIICSRDKFNYSTDQDKHLVSLFFHGGGYFDSGPSYWKSFELLKILDWEDFGLKNLPESIGTLIKLRYLGLRNNHIQELPDWLGRLKELEVLDIAQNFMMEVPDIIWEMDSLVHLYMSDVICRKPLKIDALQYLKTLTYVSVDNWTYELSGLKKLRFLEKLGIEELDGNSDVSKLFVSLADLEYLKHLILRGYRFRSMPCLDELAILHILKTLKIDGLLARLPRSFPPNIESLTLANSCLDEDPMSQLAGKLPELKYLRLQNAYTGKHMVILYDCFPNLEVVCLEELWNLRKVERDLWFGRLEIKNCPNLETLPESIKYLQELKMVTTKIIATKIRMSGLISKMTEVDINP; this is encoded by the exons ATGGCAGAGGCCCGTATCTTATCGATGATGCGAAAGCTGGAATGTCGGCTAGCAAGGTCTAACTGTTTGAACATTTGCATGAGGCTAACGTGCTTCCCTGATGACAGCATTGGTGTAAGGAAATGGATAGACGAGGAGCAAACAGAAATGATAAATGAGCTGAGAATGATTGTGGATATAATGAGAGACAATAAATTGGAAGAGGGGAGACGCCTCGATTATCTCGTATGCGACGTTGCCGAGATGGTTCAAGTTGCCCTCGTCTGCGAATACCACTTTCAGGTTCGCCAAACCCTAACGTggatcagagaaatcaaaaagcACTTACTTAAATTGGGGGTGGAGACAGACTCAGGAAATGTCggagaagatgaagatgaagatgtgGTGGGATTGGTGGATGCTGTGGAAAAGCTGCTTCGCACGAGGATCCTCAACGAGGAAATAAGTCGTTCGACTCTGCTTCTGAAAGGCATGTCTGGTATTGGGAAGACACTTCTTGCCAGACAATTATACAACCATTCAGACGTCGTTGCCCGATTTGATCGCCGTGCTTGGGTATGTGTTACTCACCTAACTATTAAAGAGATACTTATGAAACTAATACAACAGGTAGTGAAAAGTGAGGAACTGGAAAGAAGAGATTCGTTGTTGGAAAAAATGGAGCGTGCAGACAACCGAAGTCTCCAAGAAATGCTTCACCGATACCTACAAGGAATGCGATATCTCATAGTTCTTGACGACTTGCCAAAAAGAATGTACTTGAGATCTATCTTGGAAGCTCTTCCACGTGAAGGTGAAG CAGGCAGAGAAAGTAGATTGGTGATCACAAGTCATACGACAAATTTAAATCCAATCGACAATTATGAAGTTTATGATATGGAATTTTTGGATTCTAATAAGAGCTGGCAATTGTTTTTACAAACAATAAACAGTGGCAATACATTGAAAAGTGAGTTCAAATTCCCAAAGGAGTTGGAGAAGAAAGGAAAAGAGATGTTGACCAAATATTGCTGCGGTCTGCCATTAGCTATAAAAGAGGTGGGAAAACAGTTAGCAAAGAAGAGATGCTTAGGGAGTGAATGGGAAGAACTTCTTCAGCAACCATTTGATTTGGGTACAACTTTGGAGAAATTGGATCCGTTTTATCATAAATTAGATGAAGAAGTGAAGCCATTATTCTTACAGATGGCCTTCTACAAGGAAAATACAACCATGAGGCAAAAAAAGTTGGAACAGATTTGGGTTGCAGGAGGTTCAGCAAATGTTGCTCAATACTATTTAAAAGAATTAGTTCATGATTCTTTTATTGAGTGCAAGGATAAGGAAACAAGGTATCACATGAATGCTATACTACACATGTTATCCATCAAAAAAGCTGAGGAGGAAATAGGTTTTGAAATCCTAAGAAGCAATGGAAATAATAGACCCTCTCAGAGTCCTCGACTCCATCGTGTTATCATTTGTAGCAGAGACAAGTTCAACTACTCCACGGATCAAGATAAACATCttgtttctctcttcttccatggaGGTGGCTACTTCGATTCTGGTCCATCCTATTGGAAGAGTTTTGAACTACTTAAGATACTTGACTGGGAAGATTTTGGGCTAAAGAATTTACCAGAGAGTATTGGGACATTGATTAAACTAAGGTACTTGGGATTGAGAAACAATCACATTCAAGAGCTCCCAGACTGGCTGGGGCGCTTGAAAGAACTTGAAGTTCTTGACATAGCTCAAAACTTCATGATGGAGGTACCAGATATTATATGGGAAATGGATAGCCTTGTTCACCTCTACATGTCTGATGTGATTTGCCGGAAGCCTTTGAAGATAGACGCGCTACAGTATCTGAAGACCTTAACCTATGTCTCGGTTGATAATTGGACTTATGAGCTCTCGGGCTTAAAAAAGTTGAGGTTTCTTGAGAAATTGGGCATAGAAGAATTGGACGGAAACTCAGATGTAAGCAAGCTCTTTGTGTCATTGGCTGACTTGGAGTATCTTAAACACCTAATCTTAAGAGGGTATCGTTTCAGAAGCATGCCTTGTTTGGATGAGCTTGCTATTCTACACATtctcaaaacactcaaaataGATGGACTCCTTGCCAGGCTTCCAAGAAGTTTCCCTCCAAATATAGAATCATTGACGTTGGCGAATAGCTGTCTTGATGAAGACCCCATGTCACAACTAGCGGGGAAGTTACCCGAGCTAAAATACCTGAGATTGCAGAATGCATACACTGGTAAACACATGGTGATTTTGTATGACTGCTTTCCTAATCTCGAAGTCGTCTGCCTTGAAGAGTTGTGGAATCTGAGAAAGGTAGAAAGAGATCTTTGGTTCGGGAGATTAGAAATCAAGAATTGTCCAAATCTGGAAACCCTCCCTGAATCGATAAAATATTTGCAAGAGTTAAAGATGGTGACGACCAAAATCATTGCAACAAAGATCCGGATGTCAGGCTTAATCTCCAAAATGACGGAAGTGGATATCAATCCATAA
- the LOC131017145 gene encoding putative disease resistance protein At1g58400 isoform X3, which translates to MAEARILSMMRKLECRLARSNCLNICMRLTCFPDDSIGVRKWIDEEQTEMINELRMIVDIMRDNKLEEGRRLDYLVCDVAEMVQVALVCEYHFQVRQTLTWIREIKKHLLKLGVETDSGNVGEDEDEDVVGLVDAVEKLLRTRILNEEISRSTLLLKGMSGIGKTLLARQLYNHSDVVARFDRRAWVCVTHLTIKEILMKLIQQVVKSEELERRDSLLEKMERADNRSLQEMLHRYLQGMRYLIVLDDLPKRMYLRSILEALPREAGRESRLVITSHTTNLNPIDNYEVYDMEFLDSNKSWQLFLQTINSGNTLKSEFKFPKELEKKGKEMLTKYCCGLPLAIKEVGKQLAKKRCLGSEWEELLQQPFDLGTTLEKLDPFYHKLDEEVKPLFLQMAFYKENTTMRQKKLEQIWVAGGSANVAQYYLKELVHDSFIECKDKETRYHMNAILHMLSIKKAEEEIGFEILRSNGNNRPSQSPRLHRVIICSRDKFNYSTDQDKHLVSLFFHGGGYFDSGPSYWKSFELLKILDWEDFGLKNLPESIGTLIKLRYLGLRNNHIQELPDWLGRLKELEVLDIAQNFMMEVPDIIWEMDSLVHLYMSDVICRKPLKIDALQYLKTLTYVSVDNWTYELSGLKKLRFLEKLGIEELDGNSDVSKLFVSLADLEYLKHLILRGYRFRSMPCLDELAILHILKTLKIDGLLARLPRSFPPNIESLTLANSCLDEDPMSQLAGKLPELKYLRLQNAYTGKHMVILYDCFPNLEVVCLEELWNLRKVERDLWFGRLEIKNCPNLETLPESIKYLQELKMVTTKIIATKIRMSGLISKMTEVDINP; encoded by the exons ATGGCAGAGGCCCGTATCTTATCGATGATGCGAAAGCTGGAATGTCGGCTAGCAAGGTCTAACTGTTTGAACATTTGCATGAGGCTAACGTGCTTCCCTGATGACAGCATTGGTGTAAGGAAATGGATAGACGAGGAGCAAACAGAAATGATAAATGAGCTGAGAATGATTGTGGATATAATGAGAGACAATAAATTGGAAGAGGGGAGACGCCTCGATTATCTCGTATGCGACGTTGCCGAGATGGTTCAAGTTGCCCTCGTCTGCGAATACCACTTTCAGGTTCGCCAAACCCTAACGTggatcagagaaatcaaaaagcACTTACTTAAATTGGGGGTGGAGACAGACTCAGGAAATGTCggagaagatgaagatgaagatgtgGTGGGATTGGTGGATGCTGTGGAAAAGCTGCTTCGCACGAGGATCCTCAACGAGGAAATAAGTCGTTCGACTCTGCTTCTGAAAGGCATGTCTGGTATTGGGAAGACACTTCTTGCCAGACAATTATACAACCATTCAGACGTCGTTGCCCGATTTGATCGCCGTGCTTGGGTATGTGTTACTCACCTAACTATTAAAGAGATACTTATGAAACTAATACAACAGGTAGTGAAAAGTGAGGAACTGGAAAGAAGAGATTCGTTGTTGGAAAAAATGGAGCGTGCAGACAACCGAAGTCTCCAAGAAATGCTTCACCGATACCTACAAGGAATGCGATATCTCATAGTTCTTGACGACTTGCCAAAAAGAATGTACTTGAGATCTATCTTGGAAGCTCTTCCACGTGAAG CAGGCAGAGAAAGTAGATTGGTGATCACAAGTCATACGACAAATTTAAATCCAATCGACAATTATGAAGTTTATGATATGGAATTTTTGGATTCTAATAAGAGCTGGCAATTGTTTTTACAAACAATAAACAGTGGCAATACATTGAAAAGTGAGTTCAAATTCCCAAAGGAGTTGGAGAAGAAAGGAAAAGAGATGTTGACCAAATATTGCTGCGGTCTGCCATTAGCTATAAAAGAGGTGGGAAAACAGTTAGCAAAGAAGAGATGCTTAGGGAGTGAATGGGAAGAACTTCTTCAGCAACCATTTGATTTGGGTACAACTTTGGAGAAATTGGATCCGTTTTATCATAAATTAGATGAAGAAGTGAAGCCATTATTCTTACAGATGGCCTTCTACAAGGAAAATACAACCATGAGGCAAAAAAAGTTGGAACAGATTTGGGTTGCAGGAGGTTCAGCAAATGTTGCTCAATACTATTTAAAAGAATTAGTTCATGATTCTTTTATTGAGTGCAAGGATAAGGAAACAAGGTATCACATGAATGCTATACTACACATGTTATCCATCAAAAAAGCTGAGGAGGAAATAGGTTTTGAAATCCTAAGAAGCAATGGAAATAATAGACCCTCTCAGAGTCCTCGACTCCATCGTGTTATCATTTGTAGCAGAGACAAGTTCAACTACTCCACGGATCAAGATAAACATCttgtttctctcttcttccatggaGGTGGCTACTTCGATTCTGGTCCATCCTATTGGAAGAGTTTTGAACTACTTAAGATACTTGACTGGGAAGATTTTGGGCTAAAGAATTTACCAGAGAGTATTGGGACATTGATTAAACTAAGGTACTTGGGATTGAGAAACAATCACATTCAAGAGCTCCCAGACTGGCTGGGGCGCTTGAAAGAACTTGAAGTTCTTGACATAGCTCAAAACTTCATGATGGAGGTACCAGATATTATATGGGAAATGGATAGCCTTGTTCACCTCTACATGTCTGATGTGATTTGCCGGAAGCCTTTGAAGATAGACGCGCTACAGTATCTGAAGACCTTAACCTATGTCTCGGTTGATAATTGGACTTATGAGCTCTCGGGCTTAAAAAAGTTGAGGTTTCTTGAGAAATTGGGCATAGAAGAATTGGACGGAAACTCAGATGTAAGCAAGCTCTTTGTGTCATTGGCTGACTTGGAGTATCTTAAACACCTAATCTTAAGAGGGTATCGTTTCAGAAGCATGCCTTGTTTGGATGAGCTTGCTATTCTACACATtctcaaaacactcaaaataGATGGACTCCTTGCCAGGCTTCCAAGAAGTTTCCCTCCAAATATAGAATCATTGACGTTGGCGAATAGCTGTCTTGATGAAGACCCCATGTCACAACTAGCGGGGAAGTTACCCGAGCTAAAATACCTGAGATTGCAGAATGCATACACTGGTAAACACATGGTGATTTTGTATGACTGCTTTCCTAATCTCGAAGTCGTCTGCCTTGAAGAGTTGTGGAATCTGAGAAAGGTAGAAAGAGATCTTTGGTTCGGGAGATTAGAAATCAAGAATTGTCCAAATCTGGAAACCCTCCCTGAATCGATAAAATATTTGCAAGAGTTAAAGATGGTGACGACCAAAATCATTGCAACAAAGATCCGGATGTCAGGCTTAATCTCCAAAATGACGGAAGTGGATATCAATCCATAA
- the LOC131017145 gene encoding putative disease resistance protein At1g58400 isoform X4, whose protein sequence is MAEARILSMMRKLECRLARSNCLNICMRLTCFPDDSIGVRKWIDEEQTEMINELRMIVDIMRDNKLEEGRRLDYLVCDVAEMVQVALVCEYHFQVRQTLTWIREIKKHLLKLGVETDSGNVGEDEDEDVVGLVDAVEKLLRTRILNEEISRSTLLLKGMSGIGKTLLARQLYNHSDVVARFDRRAWVCVTHLTIKEILMKLIQQVVKSEELERRDSLLEKMERADNRSLQEMLHRYLQGMRYLIVLDDLPKRMYLRSILEALPREGRESRLVITSHTTNLNPIDNYEVYDMEFLDSNKSWQLFLQTINSGNTLKSEFKFPKELEKKGKEMLTKYCCGLPLAIKEVGKQLAKKRCLGSEWEELLQQPFDLGTTLEKLDPFYHKLDEEVKPLFLQMAFYKENTTMRQKKLEQIWVAGGSANVAQYYLKELVHDSFIECKDKETRYHMNAILHMLSIKKAEEEIGFEILRSNGNNRPSQSPRLHRVIICSRDKFNYSTDQDKHLVSLFFHGGGYFDSGPSYWKSFELLKILDWEDFGLKNLPESIGTLIKLRYLGLRNNHIQELPDWLGRLKELEVLDIAQNFMMEVPDIIWEMDSLVHLYMSDVICRKPLKIDALQYLKTLTYVSVDNWTYELSGLKKLRFLEKLGIEELDGNSDVSKLFVSLADLEYLKHLILRGYRFRSMPCLDELAILHILKTLKIDGLLARLPRSFPPNIESLTLANSCLDEDPMSQLAGKLPELKYLRLQNAYTGKHMVILYDCFPNLEVVCLEELWNLRKVERDLWFGRLEIKNCPNLETLPESIKYLQELKMVTTKIIATKIRMSGLISKMTEVDINP, encoded by the exons ATGGCAGAGGCCCGTATCTTATCGATGATGCGAAAGCTGGAATGTCGGCTAGCAAGGTCTAACTGTTTGAACATTTGCATGAGGCTAACGTGCTTCCCTGATGACAGCATTGGTGTAAGGAAATGGATAGACGAGGAGCAAACAGAAATGATAAATGAGCTGAGAATGATTGTGGATATAATGAGAGACAATAAATTGGAAGAGGGGAGACGCCTCGATTATCTCGTATGCGACGTTGCCGAGATGGTTCAAGTTGCCCTCGTCTGCGAATACCACTTTCAGGTTCGCCAAACCCTAACGTggatcagagaaatcaaaaagcACTTACTTAAATTGGGGGTGGAGACAGACTCAGGAAATGTCggagaagatgaagatgaagatgtgGTGGGATTGGTGGATGCTGTGGAAAAGCTGCTTCGCACGAGGATCCTCAACGAGGAAATAAGTCGTTCGACTCTGCTTCTGAAAGGCATGTCTGGTATTGGGAAGACACTTCTTGCCAGACAATTATACAACCATTCAGACGTCGTTGCCCGATTTGATCGCCGTGCTTGGGTATGTGTTACTCACCTAACTATTAAAGAGATACTTATGAAACTAATACAACAGGTAGTGAAAAGTGAGGAACTGGAAAGAAGAGATTCGTTGTTGGAAAAAATGGAGCGTGCAGACAACCGAAGTCTCCAAGAAATGCTTCACCGATACCTACAAGGAATGCGATATCTCATAGTTCTTGACGACTTGCCAAAAAGAATGTACTTGAGATCTATCTTGGAAGCTCTTCCACGTGAAG GCAGAGAAAGTAGATTGGTGATCACAAGTCATACGACAAATTTAAATCCAATCGACAATTATGAAGTTTATGATATGGAATTTTTGGATTCTAATAAGAGCTGGCAATTGTTTTTACAAACAATAAACAGTGGCAATACATTGAAAAGTGAGTTCAAATTCCCAAAGGAGTTGGAGAAGAAAGGAAAAGAGATGTTGACCAAATATTGCTGCGGTCTGCCATTAGCTATAAAAGAGGTGGGAAAACAGTTAGCAAAGAAGAGATGCTTAGGGAGTGAATGGGAAGAACTTCTTCAGCAACCATTTGATTTGGGTACAACTTTGGAGAAATTGGATCCGTTTTATCATAAATTAGATGAAGAAGTGAAGCCATTATTCTTACAGATGGCCTTCTACAAGGAAAATACAACCATGAGGCAAAAAAAGTTGGAACAGATTTGGGTTGCAGGAGGTTCAGCAAATGTTGCTCAATACTATTTAAAAGAATTAGTTCATGATTCTTTTATTGAGTGCAAGGATAAGGAAACAAGGTATCACATGAATGCTATACTACACATGTTATCCATCAAAAAAGCTGAGGAGGAAATAGGTTTTGAAATCCTAAGAAGCAATGGAAATAATAGACCCTCTCAGAGTCCTCGACTCCATCGTGTTATCATTTGTAGCAGAGACAAGTTCAACTACTCCACGGATCAAGATAAACATCttgtttctctcttcttccatggaGGTGGCTACTTCGATTCTGGTCCATCCTATTGGAAGAGTTTTGAACTACTTAAGATACTTGACTGGGAAGATTTTGGGCTAAAGAATTTACCAGAGAGTATTGGGACATTGATTAAACTAAGGTACTTGGGATTGAGAAACAATCACATTCAAGAGCTCCCAGACTGGCTGGGGCGCTTGAAAGAACTTGAAGTTCTTGACATAGCTCAAAACTTCATGATGGAGGTACCAGATATTATATGGGAAATGGATAGCCTTGTTCACCTCTACATGTCTGATGTGATTTGCCGGAAGCCTTTGAAGATAGACGCGCTACAGTATCTGAAGACCTTAACCTATGTCTCGGTTGATAATTGGACTTATGAGCTCTCGGGCTTAAAAAAGTTGAGGTTTCTTGAGAAATTGGGCATAGAAGAATTGGACGGAAACTCAGATGTAAGCAAGCTCTTTGTGTCATTGGCTGACTTGGAGTATCTTAAACACCTAATCTTAAGAGGGTATCGTTTCAGAAGCATGCCTTGTTTGGATGAGCTTGCTATTCTACACATtctcaaaacactcaaaataGATGGACTCCTTGCCAGGCTTCCAAGAAGTTTCCCTCCAAATATAGAATCATTGACGTTGGCGAATAGCTGTCTTGATGAAGACCCCATGTCACAACTAGCGGGGAAGTTACCCGAGCTAAAATACCTGAGATTGCAGAATGCATACACTGGTAAACACATGGTGATTTTGTATGACTGCTTTCCTAATCTCGAAGTCGTCTGCCTTGAAGAGTTGTGGAATCTGAGAAAGGTAGAAAGAGATCTTTGGTTCGGGAGATTAGAAATCAAGAATTGTCCAAATCTGGAAACCCTCCCTGAATCGATAAAATATTTGCAAGAGTTAAAGATGGTGACGACCAAAATCATTGCAACAAAGATCCGGATGTCAGGCTTAATCTCCAAAATGACGGAAGTGGATATCAATCCATAA
- the LOC131017145 gene encoding putative disease resistance protein At1g58400 isoform X2, protein MAEARILSMMRKLECRLARSNCLNICMRLTCFPDDSIGVRKWIDEEQTEMINELRMIVDIMRDNKLEEGRRLDYLVCDVAEMVQVALVCEYHFQVRQTLTWIREIKKHLLKLGVETDSGNVGEDEDEDVVGLVDAVEKLLRTRILNEEISRSTLLLKGMSGIGKTLLARQLYNHSDVVARFDRRAWVCVTHLTIKEILMKLIQQVVKSEELERRDSLLEKMERADNRSLQEMLHRYLQGMRYLIVLDDLPKRMYLRSILEALPREGEGRESRLVITSHTTNLNPIDNYEVYDMEFLDSNKSWQLFLQTINSGNTLKSEFKFPKELEKKGKEMLTKYCCGLPLAIKEVGKQLAKKRCLGSEWEELLQQPFDLGTTLEKLDPFYHKLDEEVKPLFLQMAFYKENTTMRQKKLEQIWVAGGSANVAQYYLKELVHDSFIECKDKETRYHMNAILHMLSIKKAEEEIGFEILRSNGNNRPSQSPRLHRVIICSRDKFNYSTDQDKHLVSLFFHGGGYFDSGPSYWKSFELLKILDWEDFGLKNLPESIGTLIKLRYLGLRNNHIQELPDWLGRLKELEVLDIAQNFMMEVPDIIWEMDSLVHLYMSDVICRKPLKIDALQYLKTLTYVSVDNWTYELSGLKKLRFLEKLGIEELDGNSDVSKLFVSLADLEYLKHLILRGYRFRSMPCLDELAILHILKTLKIDGLLARLPRSFPPNIESLTLANSCLDEDPMSQLAGKLPELKYLRLQNAYTGKHMVILYDCFPNLEVVCLEELWNLRKVERDLWFGRLEIKNCPNLETLPESIKYLQELKMVTTKIIATKIRMSGLISKMTEVDINP, encoded by the exons ATGGCAGAGGCCCGTATCTTATCGATGATGCGAAAGCTGGAATGTCGGCTAGCAAGGTCTAACTGTTTGAACATTTGCATGAGGCTAACGTGCTTCCCTGATGACAGCATTGGTGTAAGGAAATGGATAGACGAGGAGCAAACAGAAATGATAAATGAGCTGAGAATGATTGTGGATATAATGAGAGACAATAAATTGGAAGAGGGGAGACGCCTCGATTATCTCGTATGCGACGTTGCCGAGATGGTTCAAGTTGCCCTCGTCTGCGAATACCACTTTCAGGTTCGCCAAACCCTAACGTggatcagagaaatcaaaaagcACTTACTTAAATTGGGGGTGGAGACAGACTCAGGAAATGTCggagaagatgaagatgaagatgtgGTGGGATTGGTGGATGCTGTGGAAAAGCTGCTTCGCACGAGGATCCTCAACGAGGAAATAAGTCGTTCGACTCTGCTTCTGAAAGGCATGTCTGGTATTGGGAAGACACTTCTTGCCAGACAATTATACAACCATTCAGACGTCGTTGCCCGATTTGATCGCCGTGCTTGGGTATGTGTTACTCACCTAACTATTAAAGAGATACTTATGAAACTAATACAACAGGTAGTGAAAAGTGAGGAACTGGAAAGAAGAGATTCGTTGTTGGAAAAAATGGAGCGTGCAGACAACCGAAGTCTCCAAGAAATGCTTCACCGATACCTACAAGGAATGCGATATCTCATAGTTCTTGACGACTTGCCAAAAAGAATGTACTTGAGATCTATCTTGGAAGCTCTTCCACGTGAAGGTGAAG GCAGAGAAAGTAGATTGGTGATCACAAGTCATACGACAAATTTAAATCCAATCGACAATTATGAAGTTTATGATATGGAATTTTTGGATTCTAATAAGAGCTGGCAATTGTTTTTACAAACAATAAACAGTGGCAATACATTGAAAAGTGAGTTCAAATTCCCAAAGGAGTTGGAGAAGAAAGGAAAAGAGATGTTGACCAAATATTGCTGCGGTCTGCCATTAGCTATAAAAGAGGTGGGAAAACAGTTAGCAAAGAAGAGATGCTTAGGGAGTGAATGGGAAGAACTTCTTCAGCAACCATTTGATTTGGGTACAACTTTGGAGAAATTGGATCCGTTTTATCATAAATTAGATGAAGAAGTGAAGCCATTATTCTTACAGATGGCCTTCTACAAGGAAAATACAACCATGAGGCAAAAAAAGTTGGAACAGATTTGGGTTGCAGGAGGTTCAGCAAATGTTGCTCAATACTATTTAAAAGAATTAGTTCATGATTCTTTTATTGAGTGCAAGGATAAGGAAACAAGGTATCACATGAATGCTATACTACACATGTTATCCATCAAAAAAGCTGAGGAGGAAATAGGTTTTGAAATCCTAAGAAGCAATGGAAATAATAGACCCTCTCAGAGTCCTCGACTCCATCGTGTTATCATTTGTAGCAGAGACAAGTTCAACTACTCCACGGATCAAGATAAACATCttgtttctctcttcttccatggaGGTGGCTACTTCGATTCTGGTCCATCCTATTGGAAGAGTTTTGAACTACTTAAGATACTTGACTGGGAAGATTTTGGGCTAAAGAATTTACCAGAGAGTATTGGGACATTGATTAAACTAAGGTACTTGGGATTGAGAAACAATCACATTCAAGAGCTCCCAGACTGGCTGGGGCGCTTGAAAGAACTTGAAGTTCTTGACATAGCTCAAAACTTCATGATGGAGGTACCAGATATTATATGGGAAATGGATAGCCTTGTTCACCTCTACATGTCTGATGTGATTTGCCGGAAGCCTTTGAAGATAGACGCGCTACAGTATCTGAAGACCTTAACCTATGTCTCGGTTGATAATTGGACTTATGAGCTCTCGGGCTTAAAAAAGTTGAGGTTTCTTGAGAAATTGGGCATAGAAGAATTGGACGGAAACTCAGATGTAAGCAAGCTCTTTGTGTCATTGGCTGACTTGGAGTATCTTAAACACCTAATCTTAAGAGGGTATCGTTTCAGAAGCATGCCTTGTTTGGATGAGCTTGCTATTCTACACATtctcaaaacactcaaaataGATGGACTCCTTGCCAGGCTTCCAAGAAGTTTCCCTCCAAATATAGAATCATTGACGTTGGCGAATAGCTGTCTTGATGAAGACCCCATGTCACAACTAGCGGGGAAGTTACCCGAGCTAAAATACCTGAGATTGCAGAATGCATACACTGGTAAACACATGGTGATTTTGTATGACTGCTTTCCTAATCTCGAAGTCGTCTGCCTTGAAGAGTTGTGGAATCTGAGAAAGGTAGAAAGAGATCTTTGGTTCGGGAGATTAGAAATCAAGAATTGTCCAAATCTGGAAACCCTCCCTGAATCGATAAAATATTTGCAAGAGTTAAAGATGGTGACGACCAAAATCATTGCAACAAAGATCCGGATGTCAGGCTTAATCTCCAAAATGACGGAAGTGGATATCAATCCATAA